In Brockia lithotrophica, the following are encoded in one genomic region:
- the carA gene encoding glutamine-hydrolyzing carbamoyl-phosphate synthase small subunit, which produces MKGYLVLENGTVFQGEAFGAPRGNVGEVVFNTSMTGYQEILTDPSYAGQIVVMTYPLVGNYGINPEDFESRQPFVRGFVVKELCMDPSHWQANQSLSEYLARNEIPGLYGIDTRALTRHLRVKGTLRGVLATANEGPAEADQKLEERGGILALDGQWRIPHLSPSLRRWLTELQRQARAFVLSRPVLEVTTPTAYHLEPEDGRRRKPRVVVVDFGVKRSILRIMTNLGYPVTVVPATVTAEEILALDPAGVLLSNGPGDPQDVSEGVAIARTLITAGVPLFGICLGHQIIGLALGGKSVKLKFGHRGANHPVKDCFTGRIYITSHNHGYALEESSLPPEVVVTHRSLNDNTVEGIMHTQRPVWSVQYHPEGSPGPQESRYLLERFLTELDRKK; this is translated from the coding sequence ATGAAAGGCTACCTTGTTCTTGAAAACGGCACCGTTTTCCAAGGAGAGGCCTTTGGGGCTCCGCGCGGAAACGTCGGCGAAGTCGTTTTTAACACCAGCATGACTGGCTATCAAGAGATTCTCACGGACCCCTCCTATGCGGGGCAAATCGTTGTCATGACCTACCCCCTTGTAGGGAACTACGGCATTAACCCGGAAGACTTCGAGTCCCGACAACCTTTTGTTCGGGGCTTTGTCGTGAAGGAACTCTGCATGGATCCCAGCCACTGGCAGGCTAACCAGTCGCTCAGCGAATACCTCGCCCGAAACGAAATCCCGGGCCTATACGGTATTGACACGCGGGCGCTCACGCGACACTTGCGCGTAAAAGGAACCCTGCGGGGCGTATTGGCGACCGCCAACGAGGGTCCTGCTGAGGCCGACCAAAAGCTCGAGGAGAGAGGCGGTATCCTCGCCCTTGATGGTCAGTGGCGGATCCCCCATCTCTCCCCTTCCCTTCGGAGGTGGCTGACGGAACTTCAACGCCAAGCTCGAGCGTTCGTTCTCTCCCGTCCGGTCCTGGAGGTCACCACCCCCACCGCCTACCACCTCGAGCCTGAAGACGGCCGCCGACGAAAACCGCGGGTCGTGGTAGTCGATTTCGGGGTGAAGCGGAGCATCCTGCGCATTATGACCAATCTCGGATATCCGGTGACCGTAGTGCCGGCCACCGTTACCGCCGAAGAGATTCTGGCCCTGGATCCTGCGGGAGTTTTGCTCTCCAATGGCCCCGGCGATCCCCAAGACGTGAGTGAAGGGGTGGCCATCGCTCGGACGCTCATAACGGCGGGCGTCCCGTTGTTTGGCATTTGTTTAGGCCACCAGATCATTGGGTTAGCCTTAGGCGGAAAATCCGTCAAGCTCAAGTTTGGCCACCGGGGCGCCAACCACCCGGTTAAAGACTGCTTCACGGGCCGGATCTATATCACTTCCCATAACCACGGCTATGCGCTTGAGGAATCCTCGCTTCCCCCGGAGGTCGTCGTCACCCATCGCAGCCTAAACGATAACACTGTTGAAGGGATCATGCACACTCAGCGCCCCGTCTGGTCGGTCCAATATCATCCTGAAGGTTCTCCAGGCCCGCAGGAATCTCGTTATCTGCTTGAACGCTTCCTGACGGAGCTGGACCGTAAAAAATAG
- a CDS encoding RNA-guided endonuclease InsQ/TnpB family protein: MVRHDRGRKGVRKVGAPKPLGKALRRLKRLQRKLSRRGVRDKTGRLVERTKNYEKARLEVAKLHRNVRNIRLDFLLKLTAELVRVHPVIAIEGLNVAGMLKNGHLAWHIAVVGWSTSRALLKAKAKLRALRLVKANHYEPTSKTCYVCGHVLYELPLSTRKGTCPVCGTNHRRDENTAKTQVRLGRWLYDLIASSAGSDAYGGEHCGGMEIRSASTSS; the protein is encoded by the coding sequence ATCGTACGCCACGATCGTGGACGAAAGGGGGTTCGGAAAGTTGGAGCGCCTAAGCCGCTCGGGAAGGCACTTCGTCGCCTGAAGAGACTTCAGCGTAAGCTTTCCCGCCGGGGCGTGCGGGACAAAACCGGAAGGCTCGTCGAACGCACGAAGAACTACGAAAAGGCGCGCCTCGAAGTCGCCAAACTCCACCGCAACGTTCGAAACATCCGGCTGGATTTCCTCCTCAAACTCACGGCCGAACTCGTCCGGGTGCATCCGGTGATCGCGATCGAAGGCCTAAACGTAGCCGGTATGCTCAAAAACGGCCACCTCGCCTGGCACATTGCCGTTGTCGGCTGGAGCACCTCCCGGGCGCTTCTCAAAGCGAAAGCCAAGCTTCGGGCCCTGCGGCTTGTGAAGGCAAACCACTACGAGCCAACGTCGAAGACGTGCTACGTTTGCGGCCACGTGCTTTATGAACTTCCGCTCTCGACTCGAAAGGGGACATGCCCGGTATGTGGCACAAACCACCGCCGTGACGAGAATACGGCAAAGACTCAAGTTCGCCTTGGTCGTTGGCTATATGACCTTATCGCGAGTTCCGCAGGAAGTGACGCCTATGGAGGGGAGCACTGCGGCGGTATGGAAATTCGGTCTGCGAGCACCTCCTCGTGA
- a CDS encoding helix-turn-helix domain-containing protein, which yields MKVHRAYRYELDPNAEQRILLAAKHAGTACFTYNVGQCRRSASKFKKTLKNYFHGLKVGRKVGNPKFRRKHDRQDSFRLDNSSGRFGSFSMKTIGAIPERRGTSYFLGSAPCARKRSPITGRKAVPCARISRKAASFTPP from the coding sequence ATGAAGGTCCATAGAGCCTACCGCTACGAGCTCGATCCCAATGCAGAGCAACGCATCCTCCTTGCTGCCAAACACGCCGGGACCGCCTGCTTTACCTACAATGTAGGACAATGTAGGAGAAGCGCTTCGAAATTTAAAAAGACCCTAAAGAACTATTTCCACGGCTTGAAGGTTGGAAGAAAGGTCGGCAACCCCAAGTTCCGCCGTAAACACGATCGGCAGGACAGTTTCCGGCTGGACAACAGTTCCGGACGATTCGGCTCCTTCTCGATGAAAACGATAGGCGCTATCCCGGAAAGACGAGGCACATCGTACTTTCTCGGATCGGCGCCGTGTGCCCGAAAGAGAAGCCCAATCACCGGAAGAAAGGCGGTTCCATGCGCACGTATCTCCCGCAAGGCCGCATCCTTCACGCCACCGTAA
- the purF gene encoding amidophosphoribosyltransferase has translation MERIGEQSPDVWSVEGADRELHEECGVFGIWGHPEAAQLTYYGLLALQHRGQEGAGIVSSDGRRFAVHRGLGLVTEVFHSDYLQRLHGDRAIGHVRYPTHGGNRLENVQPLVFNYRGGELAVATNGALVNAEALKHHLEQQGSIFQSSSDTEVIVHLMARSAHDELVEAVKESLRLLIGAYAFLILTNEKMIVARDPNGLRPLSLGRLGEAYVFASETCALDAVGAEWIRDVEPGEMIVVDRDGLRAQRFAPVARRAICAFEYIYFARPDSNLEGVNVHVARKLMGKRLAEEAPVKADVVTGVPDSSISAAIGFAEASGIPYEMGLVKNRYVGRTFIRPDQAKRELGVKIKLMAMRKVVEGKRVVMVDDSIVRGTTSRRIVQLLRDAGAKEVHVRISSPMVRYPCFYGVDISTREELIAAHKEVEDIRRTIGADSLAFLSLEGLLDAIGRAGPLSGLSRGYCLACFTGDYPTKRV, from the coding sequence ATGGAACGGATTGGAGAACAGTCACCCGACGTCTGGAGCGTTGAAGGGGCAGATCGGGAACTGCACGAAGAATGTGGTGTGTTCGGGATCTGGGGCCATCCTGAGGCGGCGCAGTTGACTTATTACGGACTGCTTGCACTGCAACATCGGGGACAAGAAGGCGCGGGTATAGTCAGTTCGGATGGCCGTCGTTTCGCCGTCCACCGTGGACTTGGGCTGGTAACAGAAGTGTTCCATTCTGATTATTTGCAGAGACTTCACGGAGATCGCGCCATTGGCCACGTTCGTTACCCGACGCACGGAGGTAATCGGCTTGAAAACGTTCAGCCTTTGGTGTTTAACTACCGCGGCGGCGAGCTGGCTGTGGCCACCAATGGCGCACTGGTCAATGCAGAGGCGCTCAAACATCATTTAGAGCAACAGGGTTCAATTTTTCAGTCTTCTAGCGACACGGAAGTGATAGTTCACCTGATGGCCCGCTCCGCTCATGACGAGCTGGTGGAGGCCGTTAAAGAATCGTTGCGGCTACTCATCGGGGCTTACGCTTTCTTGATCCTAACCAATGAGAAGATGATTGTGGCGCGAGATCCCAACGGTCTTCGTCCTCTTTCGCTGGGACGGCTTGGAGAAGCATATGTTTTCGCTTCAGAGACCTGTGCACTGGATGCGGTAGGCGCCGAGTGGATCCGGGATGTGGAGCCGGGCGAAATGATCGTAGTCGACCGGGACGGCCTTCGCGCTCAGCGCTTTGCTCCCGTTGCCAGGCGAGCGATTTGTGCCTTTGAATACATTTATTTTGCGCGCCCTGACAGCAACCTTGAAGGCGTAAACGTGCATGTGGCGCGCAAGTTGATGGGAAAACGGCTGGCGGAAGAGGCTCCGGTGAAGGCGGATGTCGTAACGGGGGTTCCCGACTCCAGCATTTCGGCGGCCATCGGCTTTGCCGAAGCCAGCGGGATCCCTTATGAAATGGGGCTGGTGAAAAATCGTTACGTCGGTCGGACTTTCATTCGTCCCGATCAGGCCAAGCGCGAGCTCGGCGTCAAGATAAAGCTTATGGCGATGCGCAAAGTGGTAGAGGGCAAACGCGTGGTGATGGTCGACGATTCGATCGTCCGGGGAACGACCAGCCGTAGGATCGTTCAGCTTTTGCGGGATGCCGGTGCAAAAGAGGTGCACGTCCGCATAAGTTCGCCAATGGTTAGGTACCCCTGTTTCTATGGCGTGGACATCTCTACACGGGAAGAGCTGATCGCCGCCCACAAAGAAGTAGAAGATATACGGAGGACGATCGGCGCAGACAGCCTGGCTTTTCTGAGTCTTGAAGGGCTGCTCGATGCGATTGGCCGGGCGGGTCCGCTGTCCGGCCTGTCGCGAGGCTACTGTTTGGCCTGTTTTACGGGGGACTATCCGACAAAGCGCGTTTGA
- a CDS encoding recombinase family protein, whose translation MYARVSSAKQTGAGNLERQKQLLEEHCRARGYEVVAVITEQGSGLNEKRKGLAWPFKMACERQMDLKVSAGRIRAGHALYPHRFFGQAIWFAQQGVSPKGAGGHDRCG comes from the coding sequence ATTTACGCCCGCGTATCTTCGGCCAAGCAGACCGGGGCGGGCAACCTGGAACGCCAGAAGCAGCTCCTGGAGGAACACTGCCGGGCCAGGGGCTACGAAGTGGTTGCCGTCATCACCGAACAGGGCTCCGGGCTCAACGAAAAACGCAAAGGGTTGGCCTGGCCTTTCAAAATGGCCTGCGAAAGACAGATGGACCTCAAAGTCTCCGCAGGAAGAATTCGTGCAGGACATGCTCTCTATCCTCACCGTTTTTTCGGCCAGGCTATATGGTTCGCACAGCAGGGAGTTTCGCCAAAGGGTGCGGGAGGCCATGACAGATGCGGCTAA